The Octopus sinensis unplaced genomic scaffold, ASM634580v1 Contig09833, whole genome shotgun sequence region AATATAAAGTTATATTTCTTGGTGAAACATGGCACGGCAattcaaatccactgacaatatTCTGCGTTGTATTTGCGTAAAGGATCGTCTCCGAATTAGATTAATTAAATGAACTGTGTTAATGAAAACTCAgaaaataggtgcaggtgtggctgtgtcgtaagaagcttgcttcacaaccatatggttggtgatcagtcccactgcgtcacaCCTTGAGcaattctgctatagcctcgggccgaccaaagctttgtgagtgggtttggttgacagaaactgaaagaagcccatcgtatgtttatatatctatgtgtgcctttgtgtctggtTGTCTTCCCTCACTgattgacaacaggtgttggcgtgtttagcagttcggcaaaagtgactgatagaataagtacctggctttaaaaaatgtactgcgatcgattcattcgaataaCAAGTCtgcaagatggtgctccagcatggctgtagtttaattgctgaaacaaataaaagataaaaatgtaaacCTTCGCTAGTTTGAATGAATTACCAGGATGAGAAACATTTAATCAATATACAAAcacctatcaatctctctctcactcactcactcattctctctctctctctgtctatctatctatctatctatctatctatctatctatctatctatctatctatctatctatctatctatctatctttctactgaGTGTGTAATCACTGCTGATTACTCGAAATTAATGATATTGATCGTTACAGACAATacattgttactcagagtttcataacCATGTTATGTCAAACAGTTATCAAATGGCAACCTGAAACATATTGCAAAATAACCTTGGTGTATAATTGTTTTCCATAATGCGTTATGCGGTAAAAAAATTGTTTGGCAGCCGTAAACCCATTACATTTAAATAGTTTTATGAGTGTCTTGTTTCCCTTGAGAACTTATAAATGGAAAAGGCTCAAGACTCATCGACAGAAGACTTAAATGAGATGGACGGCGGCGGTTGTACTTAATGGGAGAGGAGTATCACAAGTTAAAGTGTTGGTAATATAAAGTATGAAagagctttgtttcatggaggaggaaagatcttttttagtacttggttgtacaatgctttccaatgtgtgtagtagtggcgcgcgcacacattattagccatttgaaaagactatggaatttacaattaactgcaccagggttcctcttccccagggaaccagacctaatggtatacctgcggatgtaggtccagcccctgctttgccgggtcctgtctctgatcatgttgcacctccaagggcatccattgacggtgatgccctcaatcttaacagacgggtatcacctgatggagaagagtcagcccccaaccaaacaacaccaaacaaacacctcatcagctgtaaaaatcatacgaTACTCAGCACCCTCAATGCCCGCACCCTCGGCTCTCTTGGCCGTCTAGAAGAACTTGGTGCAAATGCAGAATCACATGGCATTGATATAATAGCTGTCCAAGAACACCGATTTTACCACCTTGACAACATCCTCAAATACCATCAAGTCGGTTCTTATCAACTTGTAACCTCCTCAGCATCAAAGAATACTGTTAATTCAACAGTTGGAGGTATCGGATTTCTACTTTCATCAAAGGCTAGTGATACTCTCTTGAGTATAGAGTCAATCTCACCTAGAATTATGGTGCTTGAGATAGATGGAAACCCAAAAAcaacattggtgtgtgtgtatagcccaCATAATTCGTCTGTGGCAGACGAAATTGAAAATTTCTATACAACCCTTCGTTCAACCATTGAGCAAGTACCTCTCCATAATTTTCTGGTTATAGCTGGTGATCTGAATGCTAGACTAGGACCCGATGAGACCAAGTTTACTTTCAACTCTAAAACCAATCGGAACGGAGAAATGCTCAAAGACTTCTTGGAGGAATTTAATCTCTACACCTCCAACAATTCTTTTATGAAACCAAAAGGTCGACTTTGGACATTTGAGTCCCCACTTGGTGATAGGGCACAAATTGACTACCTCATCTTTCGAAAGAAATGGCGCAATAGTGTTAAGGACTCGAGATCCTACTCTTCCTTTAGTTCTGTCGGCTCTGACCACAGAATTGTATCAGCTACCGTTAAGCTTAGTCTTCGCTCATCCAAAAAAACTAAGCCTCATCCGATCAAAATGATCGACTGGGAGGAAGTCTTATCTAACCCCGATATGTCCAAACAATTTACTATTGAGGTCTATAACAAATTTCAATCTCTGTCTACTTCTGAAATAGATGCTGAGAACATTGAGGAAGTATACAGCAGCCTCATCAAATCAACAGAGGAAGTTGCACTGGCTACTCTTCCAAAAGGAAGAGTAGGGGCCAGAGCAAACCTTCTAATTCCCCAAATGTCATCGAAGCCAGAAACcatctaaagtctatatcacttgcttaccaccgttctccatcccagtcactgaagatccaactcatagctgccaggaagaatcttgatgagtcttacttgaacgccgaggtcgaatttatcaatggcaaaattagtaaactatcgaaagagcacattagtaaaaaacaccatctcgcctggaaatccatcaaagacctatcaggcaaaaattctgggtcatcaattagaattaaagggggatcagctaagaagcgtttagaaaattggtcaacccattttaaaaacctccttgggaagaatgccaaaatccctgataaccccaatctcccaagtgtgcctatatcagacacgctggacatcaacacctccccttttaccatacttgaactaacagcagccaccaagcaactaaaagcctcgaaagcatttggtcccgacaacattCCGGCTGtgatttggaaggatgatagatttcacacacttttgctcaacctctgcaaccacacactttccacctttgtcgctccaaagatttggcaccaatctcaaatcattccaatacccaaaaaaggcgatttgtccctcgtcaccaactacaggggcatatctctaatgtcaattgctgcaaaactgtacaacaaactgatcctaaatcgtcttgtcctttttgttgaacctttgctccgaaagaaccaaaatggattcagacatgggcgctcaacgctgagccagatactatgcctgcgcagacttattgaagaatcaaaagcatttaatcgcgatcttgcaatggcatttgtagacttttctaaagcgttcgattctgtagataggtacaagatgtttgaaatccttaagctctatgggataccagacaaaattatttctgccatcaaggccctctacacagatacgtcttcaaccatcttaacccctgatggagaaacatcatctttctcaatcgaagccggaatactgcagggagacacactcgccccatttcttttcatcattgttgttgattatgtgctacgtatgtcagttgataccatctctggcaagggctttgaaataaaaccaagaagaagttccagacacccagctgagtacttgacagacactgactttgctgacgacatcgctcttatcagtgattctctctccaatgcccagtctcttttacaatctcttgaacaagcctcaaattgtgtaggtctttacctcaatgaggccaaaactgaatacataaacaagtgcctgtccaacagtgattgcatcatccacactctcaacagtgcgcctttaaatatggtttctgattataaatatcttgggtcatacatatcatcatctggaaaagactgtctaactagaaagggtatggcctggtcagcctgtaatgacatgcataagatctggtcatcaaatctaagtagagacttcaaacttgaaatattcaaagccacagtcgaaccaatcctactatatggctcagaaacctggacgttatcaaagaagcttgagaggcggttggatggaacctacacttgcctccttatgagagctcaaaatctctcgtggaggcgccatccaactaaaatgcaaatatatgggaaattaccacctgtgtcatctcttgtgaagggtaggagagtccagtttgctggacattgttgtagagctgaaaaagaagtaatttctactcttctcctctggaagccatctactcgcaacaccagagggcgcacactctcctaccctgatgtaatctccagggatacaagcatccagcaacaggacctccgtaatgctatgatggaccgtgaagtctggcgcaacatagtaaattccattgtctcgaccacggtcgaacaatgatgatgatgatg contains the following coding sequences:
- the LOC115228201 gene encoding craniofacial development protein 2-like, translating into TLNARTLGSLGRLEELGANAESHGIDIIAVQEHRFYHLDNILKYHQVGSYQLVTSSASKNTVNSTVGGIGFLLSSKASDTLLSIESISPRIMVLEIDGNPKTTLVCVYSPHNSSVADEIENFYTTLRSTIEQVPLHNFLVIAGDLNARLGPDETKFTFNSKTNRNGEMLKDFLEEFNLYTSNNSFMKPKGRLWTFESPLGDRAQIDYLIFRKKWRNSVKDSRSYSSFSSVGSDHRIVSATVKLSLRSSKKTKPHPIKMIDWEEVLSNPDMSKQFTIEVYNKFQSLSTSEIDAENIEEVYSSLIKSTEEVALATLPKGRVGARANLLIPQMSSKPETI